TGTTCCGGAGATCATTCACCCTCTTCACCTGTACCGCAATGTGCGGTGTTCGGATTTTGTATTTACCGGTTATCTGTTTATAAACGAGCTCTGAGTCGAGCTTTATCATCACATCCTTTATATTTGATTCGATAAGCCATTTCAGCGCTTTAATGACCGCTTCGTACTCTGCGACGTTGTTTGTGGTGATTCCGATATATTGAGAAATTTCTTTTACGGGTTTTTCCGCTTTTCGGCTGGTGAAGACCACGACACCGATACCTGAAGGTCCTGGATTTCCCCGTGAGGAACCGTCCACATAGACTATCGCCTGCTCCGGCAGAAGAACCTCCTTGCGGCTTTTAAATACCGTACAACCTATTTTTTTTCATTGGAGGCGACGTGGATAAGGATACGCCCGCAATTGTCACAGAGCAGTATTTCTTTTCTTTTCTTCAATTCATTAAGGAATTGCGGGGTTAAAATGGTTGAACATCCTGTACAGGTTTCATTGTCAATCAAACATACAGCCTTTCCTCTCACCTTCTCTATTTTCCGATACATCTTCTGGATGTCCTCAGGAAGTTTTTCGAAGTGCTCGTCAAAA
This is a stretch of genomic DNA from candidate division WOR-3 bacterium. It encodes these proteins:
- a CDS encoding ribonuclease HI family protein: MGCTVFKSRKEVLLPEQAIVYVDGSSRGNPGPSGIGVVVFTSRKAEKPVKEISQYIGITTNNVAEYEAVIKALKWLIESNIKDVMIKLDSELVYKQITGKYKIRTPHIAVQVKRVNDLRNKLDNVCFTLIPRTENRAANRLAQKASKKIKITKRKFKQDKFI